One stretch of Salmo trutta chromosome 7, fSalTru1.1, whole genome shotgun sequence DNA includes these proteins:
- the LOC115197091 gene encoding G/T mismatch-specific thymine DNA glycosylase, with product MAHMVVSHELMAQQEPANIAKAPAKKRGRTAQPKEPKPPKMPKAKPGPKAKPGPKAKPGPKAKKGKEGQEADGTQEKIDKTFKKVKKKRDRFKGMTEDEVMSRTLTDILDYNLDYVIIGINPGLVAAYIGRWFPGHGNHFWKCLFLSGFTDEQLNHMSDTSLPEKYKIGFTNMVARTTPGSKDLSTKELREGALILVEKLKKYKPLIAVFNGKCIYEMFCREMFGKKPKKLDFGLQPHKIPDCEVALYLMPSSSARCAQFPRAQDKVHFYIKLRELRDQLKGVARSDEIQELEYSFDLGLAKEDAKRMAIKEEAYDPGYEAAFGGAYGEGGPGPEEGQSNGH from the exons ATGGCTCATATGGTTGTCAGTCATGAGCTCATGGCTCAGCAAGAGCCCGCCAACATAGCGAAAG CTCCAGCAAAAAAGCGAGGGAGAACGGCACAACCAAAGGAGCCCAAGCCACCCAAAATGCCCAAGGCCAAACCGGGACCCAAGGCCAAACCGGGACCCAAGGCCAAACCGGGACCCAAGGCCAAGAAAGGCAAGGAGGGTCAAGAGGCAGACGGCACGCAGGAGAAAATAGACAAGACCTTCAAGAAGGTCAAGAAGAAAAGGGACCGCTTCAAAGGCATGACTGAGGACGAGGTCATGAGTAGAACTCTGACCGACATCCTTGACTACAACCTGGACTATGTTATC ATTGGAATCAACCCAGGTCTCGTGGCAGCCTATATTGGACGATGGTTCCCTGGCCATGGAAACCATTTCT GGAAGTGCCTGTTCTTGTCCGGATTCACTGATGAGCAGCTCAACCACATGAGCGACACCAGCCTGCCAGAGAAATATAAGATCGGCTTCACCAACATGGTGGCAAGGACAACGCCTGGAAGCAAGGACCTGTCAAC CAAAGAGCTACGCGAGGGCGCCTTAATTCTTGTTGAGAAGCTGAAAAAGTACAAGCCCCTCATAGCTGTTTTCAATGGAAAAT gTATCTATGAAATGTTCTGCAGAGAGATGTTTGGTAAAAAGCCCAAGAAGCTTGACTTTGGTCTGCAGCCACACAAGATACCGGACTGTGAAGTG GCATTGTATCTGATGCCCTCGTCGAGTGCCCGCTGCGCCCAGTTTCCCCGTGCTCAGGACAAAGTGCACTTCTACATCAAGCTGAGGGAATTGAGGGACCAGCTCAAGGGCGTGGCCCGATCTGACGAGATTCAGGAGCTGGAGTACAGCTTTGACCTGGGACTGGCCAAAG AGGACGCTAAGAGGATGGCGATCAAGGAAGAGGCGTACGACCCAGGCTACGAGGCCGCCTTCGGCGGAGCGTATGGCGAGGGCGGGCCAGGGCCTGAGGAGGGCCAGAGCAACGGTCACTAA